TGTTGTGGCGTGCTTCGCCGCCGGCGCGAACATGGGCCGCTGAAGCCAGGACCTCCTCCGGTGTCGGTTCGATTCGAGAGCGGATCCTGCTGCTGGTTGAACTGCATGGTGGAAACGACGGGCTGAATACCCTCATTCCCTATGCGAGTGAGGCGTACTATCGTGCTCGTCCTCAACTGGCTATTCCCCGCGATCAGGTTCGTCAATTGACCTCGAACGTCGGACTGCACCCTGCGCTCTCATCCCTGATGCCTCTCTGGGAAGGGAAAGAGATGGCCTGGGTGCAGGGTGTCGGCTATCCCAGGCCGAACCGGTCGCATTTCCGGTCGATCGAGATTTGGGATACGGCCTCGGATAGTGAGCAGGTCCTGGATCAAGGATGGTTGTCAGGCTTCTTCGAACGTGTTCCATTGCCGGCGCGATTTACGGCGGAGGGAATTGTGCTGGGCAAGGGGGATGCCGGTCCACTGAGTGGAGGAACGGCGCGCACCATTGCGCTCCACGATCCCGCACAGTTTCTGCACCAGGCCGGATCGGTCAAGCCGGCCGTGTTCAGGACGACAAATCGAGCATTGGCGCATATTCTGGACGTGCGACGGGAGATTACCCACGCCGCGAATGATTTGCAGGGCCGTATTCAGCAGGGTCCCCTCGTCGAACAGGCATTTCCCGTGCATCGCTTCGGGAGACAGATGGAACTGGCGGCCAGGTTGATTGCCGCCAAGGTTCCGGTTGCGGTGATCAAGGTAACCCATGGAAGTTTTGATACCCACGCCGGCCAGTTGGCCACTCACCATCGGCTGCTGGAGGAACTGGCTCAGGGGCTGGTGGCCTTTCGTGCGGCGATGGAGCAACTGGGGCTTTGGCAGGACATCCTGGTGATGACCTATTCGGAGTTTGGCCGCCGAGTCGCCGAGAATGCCAGCCATGGAACCGACCATGGCACGGCGGCGCCGCACGTGTTTCTGGGGGGGCGAGTGAAAGGCGGACTCTATGGGGCGGCTTCGTCACTGACGGATTTACAGGACAATGATCTAAAGCATACCGTGGATTTTCGGAGCCTGTATGCGACGGTGGGCGAGAAGTGGTGGGGGGTGTCTGGCGCGTCGATCGGTTTTGGGCGTTACCCGGTGCTCGACGTGTTGGCTTGAGCCGCGGGGCTTGATTTCACGCAGGATTCTTCCTATCCTGGCGGACTCAGACAAGGAGGACGCCCCATGCTGAAGCACAGACTGCGAGACATTCGAATGGTGTTGGCCGGCGGATTGGTGTCGTTGGTCCTGACATGGACGGGGGTGACGTTGCCCGTACAGGCGGAGATGCTCGGGGTGTCGAATGAGGCGTCCGGCAGTCAGTCGTCCGCACACCGCAATACTGCACTGCAACAGACTCCGGCCCCGGTGGAGCCGTCGCTGCCGCTGCTCGTAGCTGAGGGGTCTAATTCCTGCGAGATCGTTTCCTGCGGCATGGGAATCAAACAAACCTGCCAGATCACCTGTCCGGCCGATAAGACGCCCAAGTGCAGCTGCGACTGCGAGCGGAGCTTCGGTCCGATGTGTATGGACTATAAGGCGAACTGTCGCTGCGAGTAGGGCTGTTGCCGCCGATCACTCACTATCTGGTACAGAAGATTCTGACCCGCTCACCGTCAGGCTCGGTCCTGCCACGCGGTATTGTTCTCCCGCCCACGCTCCCAGATCGATGATTTGACAGCGCTCGGAACAAAACGGACGCCAGGGATTGCCTTGCCAGGTGGTCGGCTGGTGGCATTCAGGACAGCGGCGTTGGGAAGAGGGAGAAGGAGACACGGCCTGCACCTCTCGGCTGCTGATGGTTGGCGTTACTCTACCATCCTGGTGCCGAAGGCGGCAAATAACTCGCCGGTCAGGTAGGCCGTCTGTGCCGTGTCACGCCAATGTTTTCGGCGCATATAGTCGTTGAGCACCCGACCGTCGGCCGAGCGGTGGACATGCGGTTGCGCAACGTTCATCCGGTACCGCTCGATGGCGCCGGCGACCCGGCTGATGAACACGATCGTGCCGTCGCGCTCGACCGCCTCCACGATTCCCACATGGGTCAGCGGGTCGTTGACGAGGCCATCGCCATTGAAGTCCCACGTATCGTTGAAAAAGACCAGATCGCCTGCCTGCACGATCGGCCCCCGGTGGAGACGTCCGTGTGTCCGTAGATGGCTGTAGATGAGACCGACGCCGTTTGATGGTCCCTCAGAGGTGCTGCCTTCATACAGATCGATGCCATGCGCCAGGTAGATGGCGCGTGTCACGCCGGCGCAATCATAGTTGATGCGCCGTCCCTGGCTCTCGATCGCTTTTGCGCCGACCAGGTTCGCGGCGGTCCGGACGATGGCCTGCTGGCGAGCATCGGCTGTGGTGGTGCGGCAGCAGTCAGGCAATGGGGTGATCATATGGCGGGGGACCTGCGATGAGGGGGTTGCGCAGGCGCTCAAGGCCGCAATCAGGAGCAGGTTGAACAGGGTGCGAACAAGTACCGGCATACTGCTTCAAGTATAGCTGGTCCGTGGCTTTCCTGGATCCGACCAGATGCCACTCGCTTCGGGCTGCCCGGCCAGCGTTCAATCAGGCAGCCTCCGAGTCTGCCGCTACGCCCCTGCGGCGGTGAATACCTGCTTGATCAAGGCCTGCGCATCGTCCTGAATCCGGCGGAGGTGGGCCTGCCCCTTAAAGCTCTCGGCATAGAGTTTATACACATCCTCGGTGCCGCTTGGGCGAGCCGCGAACCATCCGTTGGCGGTGGTGACCTTGAGTCCTCCAATGGAGGCGTGATTGCCCGGCGCATCGGTCAACATGGCGGTAATCGCCTCTCCCGCGAGTTCACGGCGTTGGACTTGTTGCGGGGAGAATTTCTGGAGCGCGGCTTTTTGTGCTCTGCTCGCCGGGGCATCGATCCGCTCATAGATCGGTTCGCCCAGTGAAGCGGTCAAGTCGTGATACAGCACAGACGGGTTCTTTCCGGTGACCGCCAGCATTTCCGCTGCGAGCAGATCCATGATGATCCCGTCCTTGTCGGTCACCCAGGTGGTGCCGTCGAGGCGCAGAAAGGCGGCGCCCGCGCTTTCTTCTCCACCGAATCCCAATGACCCGTCGCTGAGCCCCGGGACGAACCATTTGAAACCGACCGGTACCTCAACCAATCGGCGTTGTAGTGATCGGGCCACGCGATCGATGATGCTGCTGCTGACCACCGTCTTGCCGATGCCTGCGCCGGGTTGCCAACCGGGACGATGAGTGAAGAGGTAGGCAATGGCGGCGGCCAGGTAATGGTTGGGGTTCATCAACCCGGCATCGGGGGTGACAATGCCGTGTCGATCCGTATCGGTATCGTTGCCGAAGGCCAGATCAAACCGGTCTTTTAAGGTGATCAAGGAGGCCATCGCGTGGGGGGATGAGCAGTCCATGCGAATCTTGCCGTCCCAATCCAGCGTCATGAAGCGGAAGGTGGGGTCGACGCGATCATTCACGATCTGCAGGTCCAGTCCGTACCGTTCGGCGAGCGGACGCCAGTAGGCGACGGCTGCGCCGCCTAGCGGATCGACGCCGAGCCGCAGTTTGGCCGCCTTGATCCGGTCGAGATCGACGACCTTGGCCAGGTCAGACACGTAAGCGTCGACAAAGTCATGGCGTGAGGTGGTGGAGGCCTTGATCGCCTGTTCGTAGGGGACGCGCGTTACCCCGTGCAGCTTTGCCGCCAGCAATTCGTTGGCTCGGGTTTCAATCAGCTTCGTCACGTCGGTGTCGGCGGGGCCGCCGTGGGGCGGATTGTATTTAAAGCCGCCGTCTTCAGGCGGATTGTGCGAGGGCGTCACGATGATGCCATCGGCACGGCCGGCTGTTCGGCCACGATTCGTGGTGATGATGGCATGGGAAATCACCGGGGTCGGGGTATAGCCGTCCTGTTGGTCGAGACGGACGTGAACCCCGTTTGCCGCCAAGACCTCCAATGCGCTTCGTTGAGCCGGAGCGGAAAGGGCATGGGTGTCCTTGCCGATGTAGAGTGGGCCGGTCGTCCCCATCTTGCTCCGGTACTCACAGATGGCCTGCGTGATGGCCAGGATATGTGCTTCGTTGAATGTGCGCTTGAGGGACGAGCCGCGATGCCCGCTCGTGCCGAAGCTCACCCGTTGCTGGGGATCAGCCGGATCGGGCAGTTCCTGGTAATAGGCCTGTTCGAGTGTGTCGAGTGCAACGAGTTGTTCCGGTTGTGCCGGTTGTCCGGCGCGGGGATGGTGAGCCATGGATTCCTCTGGAGGATGTGATGATGGACGCAGGATTGATGAACGGCAGTATATACGGCTCGATCGTGAATGTCAGTGGCGTGCTTGGTTGCGCGGTCCTTGGCCCGGGTGTTAAGATCCGCTCACGTTGAGGAGAAAGGTTGATTATGCCGAATATTACCTTGTTGCATTCACCAACCTGCGGAGCCTGTCCTTCGGCGAAGCGCCTGTGGAAGGAACTGAGGGTGAAGTATAGCTTTAGCTATCGCGAGGTCGACATCACGACCCCAGATGGGCAGGAGTTGGCGAATCGACATTCGGTCCGGGCGGTGCCCGCGACTATTATCGATGGCCGTCTGACCTTTGTCGGGGTGCCGCCTCGTCAGAGCGCCGAAAAAGCGCTGCAGCTGAAAATGAAACCGCAGGGCGCGTGAGATCGGAGCCATATGACTCTTCCAGATGACGATGATTTCGAGTTGCCTGTCCTTCCCATGATCGACAAGGGGCCGCCTCCCGAATGCGGCACCTGCGGCGACCCGATGAAGTTTATCGACGGCGACTGGGCCTGTGTCGATTGCAACGGCGAATTGCTTGGCCCCGAAACCGGGTAGCCGGTCGTTCGGATGTCGCCCGCACCCTGTGAGGTGGACGACCGGAGCCGGCAGATGAGTGAGGTCCTCTCCGCTTCGCAGTTCATGTTCGACGACTGACGGTTTCCATGCTCCGCCTCGTTACCGGCCCATTTCATCCCACCCTCGAATCTCAACTCGTTCACGATCTTCGTGCTCTCAAGTCGCAGGACCCGCAAGCTGCCGTGGCGCTTATCGTGCCGTCGGATCAGCTGCGGCGTGCCCTGAAGCAGCTTTTGGTCAGGCGGCACGGGCTCGCTCTGTTCAATGTCCACATCTTGTCTTTTCACCAGCTCGCGCTACAGCTGAATGGTGAGCAGCAAGGTCGAGCAGGAACTGTCAGAGAGAAACCTCAGCTTGAACTGGTGACGGATGTGTTCTTCGAACACTTGCTGCAGCACCTCAGCCGGCGACGCCTCCCGCAGACCGATGCACTTCATCTTGAGGAGTTGGCGCCGGGCGCCTGGCCGGCACTGTGGGCCAGCCTGCGTGACGTGAAGGATGCGACGATCGATTCACGCGTCGCGCTCCGCGCGGTGGAGGAGGGGCAGTTTGCGGCGGAGGATGAGCCAAAGCTCAAGGGATTATTTACCTTGTCTGCGGCAATCCGGGAAGGGGCGTCAGCGTTGGGAGTCGGGTCGCCGGACGATCTGGCCGCGCTGGTGACAGAGGAGGCCCCGAACTCACCCTTCCTGAATCGTCTCAGCGGGCTGTGGTACTACGGTTCCTACGACTTGACACAAACGCAATTGACTCTGCTGGAAACTCTGGCCGGCTCATTTCCTGTGACGGTGTACTTCCCCGTGGGGCCGGCGCCCGGTTATGCCTTCGCGCAACAGTTTCTCGAGCGGCACCTCTATCCGATGGCCGGAACGGCGCAGCGCGCGGCGTCCTCCTCCTTGCAGACGAACCTGTTCGATTGGGCGGAAACGAACGTATCGGTTGAGGTTCGCAATGCCGTGGGCGTGGACGATGAATTGACGCTCGTCTGCAAGGAGATCCTGACATTAGTCGAGTCGAACCGCTATCGCTTCGAAGAAATCGGCGTGGTGGGTCGGACCCTTGTGCCCTACCAGTCGTCCCTCGCGAGAATCTTCGACCAGCACCGCATTCCCTTTGTGTCGAGTGCAGCGCTGCCGCTGTTGCAAGAGCCGGTCGTGAAGACGCTCCTTCAGCTGGCCCAGTTGAAGTCGAATGGGTTGCATCGAACCTCGATGTTGGAGGTGTTGACGTCCCCGTGGAACCGTCGATTGATGGCCGGTGGCGGTAGGCTTGCGCCTCGTCCCGATCAGTGGCGGCTGGCGGCGCAGGTGTTGGGTATCACGCGGGGTGAGGAGGAATGGCGACGGCTGGAACATGTGACACAGCTGGAATCCTGGCCGGACGAAGGCTCGCCTCGATGTACAGACCAACAGGAGCCTTTTCCCGTCGATGCCAGGCAACTCCGATGGCTCTGGAACGGTCTCTCCCCTCTGCTCGACGACCTGAGGGGCCTGCCGGAGTCCGGGGGGTATGCCGCGTTGACGGAGGCCTTCTGTGCGCTGGCAGAACGCCACTGTGCGATCGACCTGGAGACAGAGCCATCCGGTGACGCGGCGACGCCAGGAGAGGACGCGCAAGACGTACAGGAGGCGCTGGTGGGTGTGTTCGCCCAGATGCGGATGCTGGACCGGCTTGGGCTTACCGTCAGCTGGAAGGAATGGATCGACACGTTCCTGACCGTCCTGGAACGCACGAGGTATGCTCTCGCACCATCCTCTCACCAGGGCGTGCACGTGCTGGATGCCATGGCGGCAAGGGGCGTGGGATTCCGTGCACTGTTTGTCATCGGGATGAATGAAACGGTGTTTCCCCGGGCCATCCAGGAGGACGGGTTTCTTCGTGACCGGCATCGGCTTATTTTGAGTGAGACGTTGGGCTATAAGATCGATCAGAAGCTGCAGGGCTATGGGGAAGAAGCGCTGCTGTTCGAACTCCTCTCGGCCTCCGCGCGGGAACGCGTGTATCTCTCGTATCAGCGCGCCGATGCCGCCGGGCGTCCCCTGGCCCCATCGGGGTATCTGGATGCGATCGGCGCGGTGTCGAAGGCCGGCCTCGCGGACTCGATGTTTCCCTTGCCACGCCGATGGTCGGAGCGTCGTGACTTGCCGCTGTTTGTCCCGCCGCTACTGACGAGGGAGGAGTTGACGGTGAGTGCGGTATTGAGGGGACGCGATGTGTCGGCGCTGTTGGATCTTGTCGGGCGCGAGGGGACGGTGTTTTCCCATGGCGTGGCTGCTCTGGGCGTTATGGAACAAAGTCACGCGCCGTTGAGCGGCTACGATGGCATGCTGCAGGATCCGATCATGCATTGGCAGCGGGTCTGTGAAAAAGGATTCTCACCGACTGCTCTGGAAACCTATGCCCGTTGTCCCTTCCAGTATTTTGCCGCCCAGGTATTGGATCTCACATCGGTCGGCCAGGAACCCTCGATGGAACTGCCGCCGCCGGCCATGGGGCACCTGTGCCACGACGCATTGCGACGGTGTTACCAGGCCCTGATTGCCCAGGGCCTGGCGTCGACCGGTTTCTCGACAGGGGCGGTCACGACCGCCGTGACACAGGCGGTCGAGCAGACATTCGCCGCCTACGCGGAGCGACACGGCACGGGATATCGGCTGACGTGGGACATGGCGCAGGAGCGGGTGCGGCGGGTTGTGACGGCAGTCTTGGCCGATGATTGCGGAGCGGCGGCTTCCGGGTTTGTCCCGTTCGCCTGTGAAGTCGAGGCGAAGGGAACGCTCCCGGATGGGACCGTGGGCATGACCGTATCTATGCGTGGTCGACTGGACCGTGTCGACCGGCATCCGGTCTCCGGTGTGGTAAGAGTCATCGACTATAAATACCGTGCGAATAGCCGGGTCGAGGCGAAGGATCGCAATCTGCTCCAGGCGGCTATACGGGCTCATCGCCTGCAACCGGCTTTGTATGCCTTGATGACCCTTGCCGAGCCTCTCGATGGTGCAAGGCACGCCCTTCCCGAACGGGTTGAATTTGTGTACCTGCTGCCGCAAGGTGAACCAGCCGTCGATCGGGCGTCTTTTGACTCGTCTGCTTGGCAGGGGCCATCCGGGCCGTTGCTGAGTCGGGCGGTGCAGACGTTACTGAACGGCATCCGGGAGGGCCGGCATTTTATTGTGCCGGATGAGACCCATTGCAGTCATTGCGACTATTCCGCACTGTGTCGTCGTACGCACCAGCCTACCTGGTGGCGAGCCTACCGTGCGGCGGCGGCGAAAGAGCTTCGAGAGATACGGTCGCAGAAGGTGGCGCGTGACTGAAAGTACACAAATTCCAGACCAGGCGGCACGGGAAGCTGCCGCGACGACCTTCGATCGCAACGTAGTGGTCATTGCCGGGGCGGGAACCGGAAAGACCACGTTGCTAGTCAACCGGCTGCTCTATCTCCTCATGCGTCATACCGACCCGCTGGATCTCTCGCGCATCGTGGCATTGACCTTCACGAACAAAGCCGCCACTGAAATGAAACTCCGGTTGCGTGAACGGTTGCGCGGGTTGATAGAGGCCGGTTGTCGGGACGCGTCGCCGCCGCAGAGTGGAACGGTCTCGATTGACGACCTGCGGCTTCGCTACGGCTGGACGACCGACGACATTGTCGCCAGAGCGACGGCTGCCTGGCGAGATCTGGAAAAGGCGCAGATCGGGACCTTGCACAGCTTCGCCGCCCACCTGTTGCGTTTGTATCCGATCGAAGCGGGCGTGACACCGACGTTCCAGACGGATGAGGACGGCTCGCGTTTCGATGAACATTTCAGCGCGGAGTGGGCCCGGTGGTTGGAGGTGGAATTGGGGAACGATGGCCAGGATCACGATCGTTGGCGACAGCTGCTGACGTCCTGGAGTCTGGACGACATACGAGGGCTCGCCTACAGCCTACACAGCGATCTCATCGATCTCGAGGGACTACGGCAGCAGATGGGGGAGGAGCGGCTGAGTCCCGGCGTGTATGCATGGTTCCTTGCGAGGCAAGAACGGGCCGAACAGCTCTTGGCCCGGTATGATAGCCCCAAACCGCGCAAGATCGAATTGATGCTGGCGGCAATGGCGGCACTGTTCGAGACCCTTCTGACCGGAGGGCTTGGTGCCCTGAAGACCTTCCCGGATGAATTTCGCGAACTGCTGGCGAAGGAACTCGGCAAGGCCCCGACCGGCTGGTCGGACGTGGATGCTGCAGACGTCGAGTCGTTGCAGCGGATCGCCAAGCGGCTGCTGAAGGT
This is a stretch of genomic DNA from Nitrospira sp.. It encodes these proteins:
- a CDS encoding alpha-D-glucose phosphate-specific phosphoglucomutase; translation: MAHHPRAGQPAQPEQLVALDTLEQAYYQELPDPADPQQRVSFGTSGHRGSSLKRTFNEAHILAITQAICEYRSKMGTTGPLYIGKDTHALSAPAQRSALEVLAANGVHVRLDQQDGYTPTPVISHAIITTNRGRTAGRADGIIVTPSHNPPEDGGFKYNPPHGGPADTDVTKLIETRANELLAAKLHGVTRVPYEQAIKASTTSRHDFVDAYVSDLAKVVDLDRIKAAKLRLGVDPLGGAAVAYWRPLAERYGLDLQIVNDRVDPTFRFMTLDWDGKIRMDCSSPHAMASLITLKDRFDLAFGNDTDTDRHGIVTPDAGLMNPNHYLAAAIAYLFTHRPGWQPGAGIGKTVVSSSIIDRVARSLQRRLVEVPVGFKWFVPGLSDGSLGFGGEESAGAAFLRLDGTTWVTDKDGIIMDLLAAEMLAVTGKNPSVLYHDLTASLGEPIYERIDAPASRAQKAALQKFSPQQVQRRELAGEAITAMLTDAPGNHASIGGLKVTTANGWFAARPSGTEDVYKLYAESFKGQAHLRRIQDDAQALIKQVFTAAGA
- a CDS encoding DUF1501 domain-containing protein is translated as MTNRMTRRALLKAGLALPLLLWRASPPARTWAAEARTSSGVGSIRERILLLVELHGGNDGLNTLIPYASEAYYRARPQLAIPRDQVRQLTSNVGLHPALSSLMPLWEGKEMAWVQGVGYPRPNRSHFRSIEIWDTASDSEQVLDQGWLSGFFERVPLPARFTAEGIVLGKGDAGPLSGGTARTIALHDPAQFLHQAGSVKPAVFRTTNRALAHILDVRREITHAANDLQGRIQQGPLVEQAFPVHRFGRQMELAARLIAAKVPVAVIKVTHGSFDTHAGQLATHHRLLEELAQGLVAFRAAMEQLGLWQDILVMTYSEFGRRVAENASHGTDHGTAAPHVFLGGRVKGGLYGAASSLTDLQDNDLKHTVDFRSLYATVGEKWWGVSGASIGFGRYPVLDVLA
- a CDS encoding exodeoxyribonuclease V subunit gamma — protein: MLRLVTGPFHPTLESQLVHDLRALKSQDPQAAVALIVPSDQLRRALKQLLVRRHGLALFNVHILSFHQLALQLNGEQQGRAGTVREKPQLELVTDVFFEHLLQHLSRRRLPQTDALHLEELAPGAWPALWASLRDVKDATIDSRVALRAVEEGQFAAEDEPKLKGLFTLSAAIREGASALGVGSPDDLAALVTEEAPNSPFLNRLSGLWYYGSYDLTQTQLTLLETLAGSFPVTVYFPVGPAPGYAFAQQFLERHLYPMAGTAQRAASSSLQTNLFDWAETNVSVEVRNAVGVDDELTLVCKEILTLVESNRYRFEEIGVVGRTLVPYQSSLARIFDQHRIPFVSSAALPLLQEPVVKTLLQLAQLKSNGLHRTSMLEVLTSPWNRRLMAGGGRLAPRPDQWRLAAQVLGITRGEEEWRRLEHVTQLESWPDEGSPRCTDQQEPFPVDARQLRWLWNGLSPLLDDLRGLPESGGYAALTEAFCALAERHCAIDLETEPSGDAATPGEDAQDVQEALVGVFAQMRMLDRLGLTVSWKEWIDTFLTVLERTRYALAPSSHQGVHVLDAMAARGVGFRALFVIGMNETVFPRAIQEDGFLRDRHRLILSETLGYKIDQKLQGYGEEALLFELLSASARERVYLSYQRADAAGRPLAPSGYLDAIGAVSKAGLADSMFPLPRRWSERRDLPLFVPPLLTREELTVSAVLRGRDVSALLDLVGREGTVFSHGVAALGVMEQSHAPLSGYDGMLQDPIMHWQRVCEKGFSPTALETYARCPFQYFAAQVLDLTSVGQEPSMELPPPAMGHLCHDALRRCYQALIAQGLASTGFSTGAVTTAVTQAVEQTFAAYAERHGTGYRLTWDMAQERVRRVVTAVLADDCGAAASGFVPFACEVEAKGTLPDGTVGMTVSMRGRLDRVDRHPVSGVVRVIDYKYRANSRVEAKDRNLLQAAIRAHRLQPALYALMTLAEPLDGARHALPERVEFVYLLPQGEPAVDRASFDSSAWQGPSGPLLSRAVQTLLNGIREGRHFIVPDETHCSHCDYSALCRRTHQPTWWRAYRAAAAKELREIRSQKVARD
- a CDS encoding thioredoxin family protein; amino-acid sequence: MPNITLLHSPTCGACPSAKRLWKELRVKYSFSYREVDITTPDGQELANRHSVRAVPATIIDGRLTFVGVPPRQSAEKALQLKMKPQGA
- a CDS encoding DNA gyrase inhibitor YacG; the protein is MSPSPSSQRRCPECHQPTTWQGNPWRPFCSERCQIIDLGAWAGEQYRVAGPSLTVSGSESSVPDSE